Sequence from the Fundulus heteroclitus isolate FHET01 chromosome 7, MU-UCD_Fhet_4.1, whole genome shotgun sequence genome:
tttttgtttaccctACAAACCGCCGCCATACAACGCTGCTTCTGCTCCCTCTGCGGTTCTCACAGCCACCACACCAAATGAAGTCGCCTGTCATGGTGGTGAACAGCGAAAGGATCAAAGTCAGACCTCTTTGATCTCTAAACCTGAAGTTATTTTCTGGTTGTAAGATGTCTTATTTGTATAtgtatagatatttttttttggtcctacCCTAATATTTGCAACCTCGTTTgtttctaattgtttttttttaaaagcactcGTTTTCCTGGCCACTCACCACTCAGCCTGAGCCGAAACAGTTAACACACAAGCCATACATCACAGCTGCTGCGCATACGCTCCCAAAAGCCAAAAAGGAAGTTTACTTACAGTTGCACCACATAAAAATCCACGCGGGCTCTCTTGTCCCGCACACAGCAACCCTCCGTCAGTCTCCACTCTGCGCACTCTGTGCGGCAAATAACGGTGAAAGCCTGgggaaaggcttttttttttttttttttgtaaacttttttttttttctcctttaaaattGTGTGTCCTGGCTCCAAGTTATCGGAGGGGGAGACTGGGCCGCTGTGTGTGCGCCATTCTCCCAAGTCTATTTCAACCCGCACCACAGGAAACGCAGGAGCTGATCCAAGTTCAAAGTCACGTCTGCCGACCCCTATAAgaagttctttatttttgtgGGAAAACTACGGAGCATTCCCCAGATAGAGAGAAAAgcataaagaaaattaaaaaagagaaagaaaggaaaaagaagaaagagaagagtGGGGGGGAAATCAATCGGAGAAGGCTGCAGCTCTCTTTTTAGTtgagggaaaagaaaaagggggtCTGGCCCATTGGAAAATCCCCCCCAAAGAGGCACTATATTACGCATTGAGACCCGACCTGCAGATGTGGCACATAAATCACTGGAAATATGAGTCAGAATATGAAGTGAGAGCTCACGGAGCACACTGACATGCCTCGGCGCTGCGTGCGGGAAACGCCATCAATAAAACCTACAATCTTGATCACATGAGGGGCGCTCCGGCTGCGTTATTATAAGGAGCGTTTCTCCTCTCTGTTACTCCGACAGTTTTAATATGCTGACACGCTGCAAGGTTACTTGTGTGGCTTCAGCGACCTTGTGTTTCATGGATGTTTGAACTCTGACCCGTTAAGACCACATATGCCGCCCCCCTTGACTCCTTTTGGGAAAATAACCCATTTTATGACAAAGCGTCTTTGTTTTAGAGGGAAAGAGAGGGTGTcttatacccccccccccccatctgacATCGTCATCTTTTAGGTGATGAAGGAACTATCAATTGAAGTCAATTGAAATTAACTTTTGTGATGTAATTTTTGCTAGGAAGGGGGCAAAATAAAGACATTGTGTGCGTAAATCATCAAGTCCAGTGGTAAATTTAaccaaaatctgattttttttccttccccctGTGTGTTTATGGATTGCTTctacatttattgggatttggGAAACAAAGCTTGCGGAAAAATCATAAACAGTGCTCCAGCTGCTCCTTTGTGTTTTATGGGCTCTAGAAGCGAAGCACTCTTTGGAGctgatataatttatttatgtattttactaCATTCCTGACAACAGATCCTACTGGGAGTgggggtgattttttttttttagcaattttaAAATTTGAGGGGAGGGTGGATCCCATAATATAGTTGAAGTGAAATTAGAGGACAGCTtgtaatattaattaaaaaaagcacaaatgttTAGTGATTAactgaactttatttatttattgcactCTGGCAGATTAAACCcttctttggattttttttttttttattaagtttataaataattttcagcCCGTGGTGCGCATGCAACAGGCTTAAACTGTGTCAAGTATTTTCATAgaaatttatgaattttaaagtAATCtgattacttattttttggggaaaaaaaccgTTTTGGACATGTTCCAATTTACAGCTTTCTCAGGTCCCACTCACCTCGCTGTTGCCACCTCGGCTCAACAGTTTTAAGGCTTGTTATTATagttcagaaaaagaaaaaaaaaacatctttaatagGTGAATGCGGGGACGTATATGCAAAGTAGAAATTTGAGTTAAAGggataaaaaggaaaacattttttaataaatctagTCCAAAGGGTTAAACCGGCGAGATTTTTTTCAGAGACAATATAAATTGAATGAGTAAAGAAACTTTATCAAAGCTTTGCCAATGCACCTACTGTAAAATATGATAAACGGAAGCAttgtaaaaacaatatatataaatacaagtTTATACCAGCTGTATGCTTTTCCTTACTTAACATTGTGAAGGGAAGCTTGGATGACATTAGATTCACACTTCATTATAATTAagtattaataaaacaaaaacgtgTGTAAGCTGCTACAAAAAGCCAAGGAAGCCGCAGGGTTAAAGAAAATACCAAAACCTAGAGCGGGTAGaatctccttttttcccccaataattcatttcaattgtcatatttcctttaattgtatttaaccatataatttgttttttttttttctctgttatttatttatttattaatttaacgtcatgttattttaatattatttcagattttaaaatatccctcacacatttatttattgattgatttatcGGTACATTCCCACACGTGCGCTCTGGTCATCGTGTATGTTTTTGATAGATCTTATTTACCAAAACGCGCTgaatatcaaataaataaacaataatcaTTGCTACTATGcttccacccccccccacacacacacacacacacacacacaagtctTACTATAAGTTTACACATCTTATACAAACACTGCTATCCGGCAGATGtagttatttatttaggtttattttaaaaatgtatttcctcgGCAGAATACTAGCGAGGCATTAGGAAAAACCAGCCATCGGGGTGAACTGGAATGCACTTGTCACGTAAACTGATATTTCGGTCATCCACACTCACCGACAccagtaaacacacacacacacacacacacgcgcacaaaaaagagagagagagagagagagagagagagagagagagagagagagagagagagagagagagagagagagagagagagagagagagagagagagagagagagagagagagagagagagagagagagagacgcacaGACCCGATCCGCTCGGTAACTTTGTGAGTACAACTTTTTGGAGTCAACAGCGATAAAGAGAGTGAGGGGGCGGAACCCTGCTGAGCCCCTGCGCTGAAAGACAGCCAATCGCTTCGTTCTCCTAACTGCCAGTCACCGAAATCCGTCCAATACCCGCAGTGCCATTTCTAAACTGTATTCCCCACTGTGTCCTCCAACTGTTGTATGTTCTGCCAATCGCTTGAGGACAGAGTGGGGAAAGGAGCAAGCAGAGTTAGAAGCCGGACAAAAGAACTTATAGAGCCCTTATGTACatattttcctcatgttttaGAGCGCAAAAACAGCTGCGGTGAGCGCGGATGGACTTGTCTGTGTAAGTTATGGAGCCCCCTTTAAGCAAGAGGAACCCGGCGATAAGATTAGCGGATTTGGCAGCAACTCAGCCCCTTCCTCATCAGAATATGACAGGCTTCCCGGGGCTAGGGGGGCATCACCCTCTCTCCCACCATGCCCACCTCCACCCTGGGGAGCTGGGCAACGACCCCGGAGTGGCACTCACTCCATTTGGACCCGAGCACATGGCACAGACAAATGCTCTCAAACTTAGCCCGTCTCAGCACATTCAGAGCCATCCCGAAGCCCAGACCGCGACATCTTTCACTCCTGCTCAGACCACAGTGGGTTTCCCCGTGGCTCACCCCCACTCAGGCTACTCAAGCAGCAGGGACTTCATCCTCAGGAGAGAACTCTCAGCCTCTGCTATGCATGCACTTGGCGACCAGCATAGTTCCGCCTCCTCCCCTCATCACCATGGCATGTTCATCTCGCCAACAGGTGCTTACGGCCACGCGGAAAGTGGGGCCCATTCACTTTTTACTGGACTCCACGAGCAGGCGTCCCCGGGCGCCCACCACCACCATGCCCTCAACGGGCAGATGCGCCTGGGTCTGCCGGGGGACATCTACGGCAGGCCGGAGCACTTCGGGCACAGGCCGGAGCACTATGGAGCGTCCTCCCTGCACAGCTACAACTCCATGAACCTCAACGTCAACATCGCCGCCGCCGCTCCTCACGGAGCCGCGGGGGCGTTTCTGAGATACATGCGGCAGCCCATCAAGCAGGAGCTCATCTGCAAGTGGATCGACCAGGAGCAGAGCCAGAAGAAGCCCTGCTCGAAGACGTACAGCACCATGCACGAACTGGTCAACCACGTCACGGTGGAGCACGTCGGCGGACCCGAGCAGAGCATGCACGTCTGCTTCTGGGAGGAATGTCCGCGGGAGGGGAAGGCTTTCAAGGCAAAGTACAAACTGATCAACCACATTCGAGTTCACACGGGGGAGAAGCCCTTCCCGTGTCCGTTCCCTGGATGCGGGAAAGTGTTCGCCCGGTCGGAAAACCTCAAGATCCAcaagagaacccacacaggtcGGTAAATGCTTCGCTGTGTCTAAAAACCCTCGAACAACCATGATCTGTGAGCTTATTTTCCCCGTGTTTGTGCGCGTCCTGAACAAACGGGTTGTGCGATCGCGCGTAATTGCGCACAGACGAaagtaaagttattttttttttttaaatgcaaacagtATTTAGAGACGTTATAAACATTAATCACCTCTATTCTGTAATATAAACTTTTCCCCCCGATTTACTCTTCCAGACGCCCGGAGTAGGCGTGAAAGGATTAGCGCACATGATTTGTAAAACGTGCTTACGTACATACTACTGCACGCGTAAATGTAATTGTCTTCTAGCGTGGGGCGCTTTACGCAAAAGCAGTGCAGTTAGACTTAGGGACGAAACAGAACGCTTGCACCTGAATGTAAAGCAGTCTATATGTCTGGATTGATCTGATGAGATACTTCTGTGTAAGAATTGGATAGTTTGTCTTTTAAAGGTGCCTTGAGGTGGCATTTGTTCAGAATAGTCATCATATACAGAAGCTGAATTAAAACTCTATATATCTAAGGTGATTTGATATTATGGTCCGCATCGCAACAACGGTGTGTTCTGACTGTGAGCAGTGTGTTTGGGTCTACAGGCAGGTAAAACAACCGCATAGCGAAGACAACCATGTAATAACTTTTTAACTATTTCTACCCGTCCTctgagtttattttattattattttgttgttgtttatttttgtaggTGATAAACCTTAAACTAATTGGGGTTTCCCATTGCTATCCaaaaagggtgtttt
This genomic interval carries:
- the zic5 gene encoding zinc finger protein ZIC 5, whose protein sequence is MEPPLSKRNPAIRLADLAATQPLPHQNMTGFPGLGGHHPLSHHAHLHPGELGNDPGVALTPFGPEHMAQTNALKLSPSQHIQSHPEAQTATSFTPAQTTVGFPVAHPHSGYSSSRDFILRRELSASAMHALGDQHSSASSPHHHGMFISPTGAYGHAESGAHSLFTGLHEQASPGAHHHHALNGQMRLGLPGDIYGRPEHFGHRPEHYGASSLHSYNSMNLNVNIAAAAPHGAAGAFLRYMRQPIKQELICKWIDQEQSQKKPCSKTYSTMHELVNHVTVEHVGGPEQSMHVCFWEECPREGKAFKAKYKLINHIRVHTGEKPFPCPFPGCGKVFARSENLKIHKRTHTGEKPFKCEFDGCDRKFANSSDRKKHSHVHTSDKPYYCKVRGCDKSYTHPSSLRKHMKVHCKSPPPPTSTNVTYISSANPLVAEHNLSPGSEVHRNRSANLSPQVTNLNEWYVCQGSGGPNHLHTPSSDVPTSDSDEDDSFRGSDPRTML